One segment of Pontibacter akesuensis DNA contains the following:
- a CDS encoding potassium channel family protein has product MKFLPTQLLVFLKNKPERRNLKLLGKFLLVLLVLVVAFTVIFHLLMIREGETYSWITGFYWTLTVMSTLGFGDITFHSDAGRFFSIVVLLSGMVFLLILFPFTFINFFYSPWMKAQEHAQVPRELPDTTRGHVVLTSYGAVSEALIKKLNRYQYDYVVLVPDLAEGLRLHELGVRVMLGDQDDPETYNKVRVQSAALVATTSSDVKNTNVAFTVRGLSSEVPIISTCSFEASEDIMKLAGSNHVLRLGEIMGLFLARRASGGDARAHPIGKFGELQIAEASVAGSNLVGLTLRETKLRELVGVSVVGIWERGKFRAAQPNTKITTTTVLVLAGSDAQIEKYNQMFQVESNFTSPVVIIGGGRVGRSTGRALAARNMEYRIVEKDIARVKNDKSYILGDAAELEVLKQAGIEDSPCVIITTHDDDMNVYLTIYCRRLRPDIQIITRTTLERNLATMHRAGADFVMSYASMGANTMFNLLKRSDILMIAEGLDLLKVPVPAQLAGRSIADSSIRQETGCTIIAIRNGETTHINPEPNMVLPAQAEIILIGTVEAENKFFKLYGPK; this is encoded by the coding sequence ATGAAGTTCCTTCCAACACAACTCCTCGTCTTTCTGAAGAACAAGCCAGAGCGGCGTAATCTGAAGCTCTTGGGTAAATTTCTGCTGGTGTTACTAGTGCTGGTGGTGGCATTCACCGTTATTTTTCACCTGCTCATGATTCGGGAAGGGGAGACCTACTCCTGGATTACAGGGTTTTACTGGACCCTCACCGTTATGTCGACCCTGGGCTTTGGCGACATCACCTTTCATAGTGACGCGGGCCGTTTCTTCTCGATTGTGGTGCTGCTCTCGGGCATGGTGTTTCTGCTGATCCTTTTTCCGTTTACGTTCATCAACTTTTTCTACTCCCCCTGGATGAAAGCCCAGGAGCACGCACAGGTGCCCCGTGAGTTACCAGACACTACCAGGGGGCATGTGGTGCTGACAAGCTATGGTGCCGTGAGCGAGGCGCTCATCAAAAAACTGAACCGCTACCAGTACGACTACGTGGTGCTGGTGCCTGATCTGGCAGAAGGGCTGCGCCTGCATGAGTTAGGCGTGCGCGTGATGCTGGGCGACCAGGACGATCCGGAGACATACAACAAAGTGCGGGTACAGAGCGCAGCCTTGGTGGCCACCACCTCCTCAGATGTAAAAAACACCAACGTGGCGTTTACGGTGCGGGGGCTATCCAGCGAGGTGCCCATTATTTCTACCTGCAGCTTTGAGGCCTCGGAGGATATTATGAAGCTGGCCGGCAGTAACCATGTGCTGCGCCTGGGTGAGATAATGGGTTTGTTCCTGGCACGTAGGGCCAGCGGAGGAGACGCCCGGGCGCATCCCATCGGCAAATTCGGGGAGCTGCAGATTGCAGAGGCGTCGGTAGCCGGCTCGAACCTGGTGGGGCTTACGCTGCGCGAAACAAAGCTGCGCGAGTTGGTGGGGGTAAGTGTGGTAGGCATCTGGGAGCGCGGTAAGTTCCGGGCAGCCCAGCCCAATACCAAGATTACCACTACTACTGTATTGGTGCTGGCAGGCTCCGACGCACAGATAGAGAAGTACAACCAGATGTTTCAGGTAGAGTCAAACTTCACTTCTCCGGTGGTGATCATTGGCGGTGGGCGCGTGGGCCGTTCTACCGGCCGTGCGTTGGCTGCGCGCAACATGGAGTACCGCATTGTGGAGAAGGACATTGCGCGGGTAAAAAACGACAAAAGTTACATATTGGGCGACGCGGCAGAGCTGGAGGTGCTCAAGCAGGCCGGCATCGAGGATTCTCCCTGCGTTATCATCACCACCCATGATGATGACATGAACGTGTACCTCACGATCTATTGCCGCCGCCTGCGCCCCGATATTCAGATCATTACCCGCACCACACTGGAGAGAAATTTGGCCACCATGCACCGCGCCGGGGCCGATTTTGTGATGTCGTATGCCTCGATGGGAGCCAATACGATGTTTAACCTGCTCAAGCGCAGCGATATTCTAATGATAGCCGAGGGGCTGGACTTGCTCAAGGTGCCGGTGCCGGCGCAGCTGGCGGGGCGATCGATCGCAGATTCCTCCATCCGGCAGGAAACGGGCTGTACGATCATCGCCATCCGCAACGGCGAGACAACCCATATTAACCCGGAGCCCAATATGGTGTTACCCGCACAGGCGGAAATCATACTTATCGGAACGGTTGAGGCCGAAAACAAGTTCTTTAAGCTGTATGGCCCGAAATAG
- a CDS encoding VOC family protein → MSAFHYAFKIKDIASTRRFYVSILGCQEGRSTDSWIDFDFFGHQLSAHISTNIPPLDYCGKVDGVNVPIPHFGCILTYEQFERVQGQLEAHNINFIVAPQTRYEGQKGEQRTMFILDFSGNPIEFKAFKNPEEIFAA, encoded by the coding sequence ATGAGCGCATTTCACTACGCTTTCAAAATTAAAGACATCGCTTCCACGCGCAGGTTCTACGTAAGCATACTTGGCTGCCAGGAAGGGAGGAGCACCGACAGTTGGATTGATTTCGACTTCTTTGGTCACCAGCTTTCTGCCCACATCAGCACCAATATTCCGCCGCTTGATTACTGCGGAAAGGTAGACGGCGTGAACGTGCCCATTCCGCATTTTGGCTGTATCCTGACCTATGAGCAGTTCGAAAGGGTACAGGGCCAGCTGGAGGCGCACAACATCAACTTTATCGTTGCGCCTCAAACGCGCTACGAAGGGCAGAAAGGTGAGCAACGCACCATGTTTATACTTGACTTCAGCGGAAACCCCATTGAGTTTAAGGCTTTTAAGAATCCGGAGGAAATATTTGCCGCCTAA
- a CDS encoding protein adenylyltransferase SelO: MQTLSDKEYKNEFVESFPGDESGDLRPRQTPGVLYSKAKPTPVEKPELLAWSDDLAKELGIQKPNDQKDIDILGGNFVTDTMQPYAACYAGHQFGNWAGQLGDGRAITLGEWETPDGKSWELQLKGAGPTPYSRRADGRAVLRSSVREYLMSEAMHYLGIPTTRALSLVSTGDPVLRDMFYNGNAAYEPGAIVMRVAPSLLRFGNFEMLAARKEKENLQKLVDWTISRYYPHIQGEGDERLLAWFKEVVEKTAGLMVEWLRVGFVHGVMNTDNMSILGLTIDYGPYSFVDNYDLNFTPNTTDLPGKRYAFGKQPSIAYWNLSRLASAIAPLLSGTEELVKTLATFDEAFTSRYMTMMGNKLGLDEAKKEDAPLFAQVERMLSTVQPDMTIFFQLLIDLPLGLEDKVAVVAYFRESFYADLNADEKLLLCSFAQAYQERMKVNTITPEASQEKMRAANPRFILRNYLLSQAIEQLEAGNNELFLKLQEAMKDPYANKFDEFFAKRPEWATSKAGCSMLSCSS; the protein is encoded by the coding sequence ATGCAGACTTTAAGCGATAAAGAATATAAAAACGAGTTCGTAGAAAGCTTCCCCGGCGATGAGAGTGGCGACCTGCGTCCACGGCAAACTCCGGGCGTTTTGTACAGCAAAGCCAAACCTACTCCTGTCGAGAAGCCTGAACTGCTGGCTTGGTCGGATGACCTGGCAAAAGAACTGGGCATTCAGAAACCAAATGATCAGAAGGACATCGACATACTGGGTGGCAATTTTGTGACGGACACCATGCAGCCTTACGCCGCCTGCTATGCCGGGCACCAGTTTGGCAACTGGGCCGGACAGTTGGGCGACGGTCGCGCCATTACCTTGGGCGAGTGGGAAACGCCCGACGGCAAAAGCTGGGAACTGCAGCTAAAAGGCGCAGGCCCCACCCCCTACTCCCGCAGAGCCGACGGCAGAGCAGTGTTGCGATCCTCAGTGCGTGAGTACCTGATGAGCGAGGCGATGCATTACCTGGGCATTCCTACCACACGCGCCCTTAGCCTGGTCTCCACGGGTGATCCGGTGTTGCGGGATATGTTTTACAATGGAAATGCGGCCTACGAGCCGGGGGCCATTGTGATGCGCGTAGCTCCGAGCCTGCTCCGTTTCGGAAACTTTGAAATGCTGGCGGCCCGAAAAGAAAAGGAGAACCTGCAAAAGCTGGTTGACTGGACAATTTCGCGCTATTACCCGCACATCCAGGGCGAAGGAGACGAGCGCCTACTTGCCTGGTTTAAGGAAGTGGTGGAAAAGACGGCTGGCCTGATGGTGGAGTGGCTGCGCGTGGGATTCGTGCACGGCGTGATGAATACGGATAATATGTCCATACTCGGGCTCACGATTGACTACGGCCCCTACTCTTTTGTAGATAATTACGACCTGAACTTCACCCCGAATACCACCGATTTGCCGGGTAAGCGCTATGCCTTTGGAAAACAGCCCTCTATTGCCTACTGGAACCTGAGCCGCCTGGCCTCAGCCATCGCGCCACTGCTTTCCGGGACGGAGGAACTGGTAAAAACACTCGCCACATTTGATGAAGCCTTTACAAGCAGGTACATGACCATGATGGGCAATAAACTGGGACTGGACGAGGCGAAGAAAGAGGATGCGCCGCTTTTCGCGCAAGTTGAGCGCATGCTTTCAACCGTACAGCCGGACATGACTATTTTCTTTCAACTGCTTATCGACCTGCCACTTGGCCTGGAGGATAAGGTGGCTGTAGTAGCTTATTTCAGGGAAAGCTTTTATGCTGACCTGAATGCCGATGAAAAACTGCTGTTGTGCTCTTTTGCACAAGCCTACCAGGAGCGGATGAAAGTTAACACCATTACACCTGAGGCATCACAGGAAAAGATGCGTGCGGCAAACCCGCGGTTTATACTTCGCAATTACCTGCTTTCGCAGGCGATAGAGCAACTGGAGGCAGGAAACAACGAACTGTTCCTGAAGCTGCAGGAGGCAATGAAAGACCCGTATGCAAACAAGTTTGATGAGTTCTTTGCCAAAAGGCCGGAGTGGGCAACAAGCAAAGCCGGCTGCTCTATGTTGTCCTGCAGTTCTTAA
- a CDS encoding ABC-F family ATP-binding cassette domain-containing protein: protein MISVDGVTVEFNGSALFSNIGFNINENDRIALMGKNGAGKSTLLKTIAGANKPTKGKISAPKDAVIAYLPQHLLTEDNCTVFEEASKAFAQVLDMKKQMDELNAQLETRTDYDSDDYYKLIEQVSELGEKYYSIEDINFDAEVEKTLLGLGFLRKDFTRPTKEFSGGWRMRIELAKILLQKPDLILLDEPTNHMDIESIQWLEDFLVNNAKAVIVISHDKTFVDNITNRTIEVTMGRIYDYKVNYSQYLQLRKERREQQQRQFDDQQKEIADIQGFIDRFKGTYSKTLQVQSRVKMLEKMVIVEVDEVDTSALNIKFPPAPRSGNYPVIVENLAKKYGEHTVFEDVSLTIERGEKIAFVGKNGEGKSTLVKAIMNEIDFDGKLQLGHNCEIGYFAQNQASLLDEELTVFQTIDQIAVGDVRTRIKDMLGAFMFSGDTIEKKVKVLSGGEKTRLAMIKLLLQPVNLLILDEPTNHLDIKTKDILKDALRSFDGTLILVSHDRDFLDGLANKVFEFGNKRIREHFEDINGFLRNKKMENLREIERTVAK from the coding sequence ATGATTTCAGTTGACGGAGTAACAGTCGAGTTTAACGGTTCGGCTCTTTTTAGCAATATCGGGTTCAACATCAACGAGAACGACCGCATTGCACTCATGGGTAAGAACGGGGCAGGCAAGTCAACCTTGCTGAAGACCATTGCCGGGGCGAACAAGCCAACTAAGGGAAAGATTTCTGCACCCAAGGATGCCGTGATCGCGTACCTGCCGCAGCACCTGCTCACCGAAGACAATTGCACTGTTTTCGAGGAGGCTTCCAAGGCCTTTGCTCAGGTGCTGGATATGAAAAAGCAGATGGATGAGCTGAACGCCCAGCTTGAGACCCGCACCGACTACGACTCCGACGACTACTATAAACTAATTGAGCAGGTATCTGAACTGGGTGAAAAGTACTACTCCATCGAAGATATTAACTTTGATGCGGAGGTAGAGAAAACGCTGCTTGGCCTGGGCTTCCTGCGAAAGGATTTCACTCGCCCGACTAAGGAGTTCAGCGGTGGCTGGCGCATGCGCATTGAACTGGCTAAAATCCTGCTGCAGAAGCCTGACCTGATCCTGCTCGACGAGCCGACCAACCACATGGATATCGAATCTATCCAGTGGCTGGAGGATTTCCTGGTGAATAATGCCAAGGCGGTTATCGTGATTTCGCACGACAAGACCTTCGTAGATAACATCACCAACCGTACCATTGAGGTAACGATGGGCCGCATTTATGATTATAAAGTAAACTACTCGCAATACCTGCAACTGCGCAAAGAGCGGCGTGAGCAGCAGCAGCGGCAGTTCGACGACCAGCAGAAAGAGATTGCCGATATTCAGGGCTTTATCGACCGCTTTAAAGGCACTTACTCCAAAACGCTGCAGGTACAGTCGCGGGTGAAGATGCTGGAGAAGATGGTGATAGTGGAGGTGGATGAGGTGGACACTTCTGCCCTGAACATTAAATTCCCGCCAGCCCCGCGCTCCGGCAACTACCCTGTTATTGTGGAGAACCTGGCTAAGAAGTATGGTGAGCACACGGTGTTTGAGGATGTGTCGCTGACGATTGAGCGCGGCGAGAAAATAGCGTTTGTCGGCAAAAACGGTGAGGGCAAGTCCACGCTGGTAAAAGCGATCATGAACGAGATCGACTTTGACGGTAAGCTGCAACTGGGCCACAACTGTGAGATCGGTTACTTTGCCCAGAACCAGGCCTCCTTGCTGGATGAGGAACTGACGGTGTTCCAGACGATTGACCAAATTGCCGTAGGCGATGTGCGCACCCGGATAAAAGACATGCTCGGAGCGTTCATGTTCAGTGGCGACACGATCGAAAAAAAGGTAAAGGTGCTGTCGGGCGGGGAGAAAACGCGTTTGGCCATGATCAAACTGCTGCTGCAGCCCGTGAACCTGCTGATTCTCGACGAACCAACCAACCACCTGGACATCAAGACAAAGGACATTCTGAAAGACGCCCTTCGCAGCTTCGACGGTACGCTGATCCTGGTGTCGCACGACAGGGATTTCCTGGATGGCCTGGCAAACAAGGTGTTTGAGTTCGGCAACAAGCGCATCAGGGAGCATTTCGAGGACATCAACGGTTTCCTGCGCAACAAGAAAATGGAGAACCTGCGCGAAATTGAAAGAACGGTAGCGAAGTAA
- a CDS encoding DUF2254 domain-containing protein — MGTAKIKYTSKKAYMQLINSIAFYPFLIAFSLLALAWLTAYLDNIKVGGALLSKASFLSIDNANTARSLLSSLLSGLISLVTFTFAMVMIVLTQVTSSFSPRLLPNLLSKRGSQVVLGTIVGTICFTMVVLSNVQTMSGGPEVPRLSMMINLFLGFACVLSFIYFIHKISNEIQIGNILNSQYRATRDSLDRELNSGNYHEDWEEQEGQYLVKAWDSGYFDTITEPQFKNGSSKLGLTTTLLKNQGMYLLKGEPFLKMNKPMNKEIQELVEENILFRHQEMVEENFVYGFKLLTEVAVKALSPGINDPGTAMQAIDYLLDLLCRLQALRGRKVIKKDGVARLVYQPVPFETIFRICTASIRAYSSTDVAVQARLIDLISKVSARDERKKHTALFAKELKSIEEASSKEMKSQEDIDFIKALVQNARQEYKL, encoded by the coding sequence ATGGGAACTGCAAAAATTAAGTATACTTCTAAAAAAGCATACATGCAGCTAATTAACAGTATTGCTTTTTACCCCTTCCTGATCGCTTTCAGCTTACTGGCTCTTGCCTGGTTAACAGCATACCTTGATAACATAAAAGTAGGCGGAGCATTGCTTAGCAAGGCTTCATTCCTTTCAATAGACAATGCCAACACGGCCCGGAGCCTGCTTTCGTCATTGCTGTCGGGTTTGATCAGCCTCGTTACGTTTACCTTTGCAATGGTAATGATCGTCCTGACGCAGGTAACTTCCAGCTTCTCACCCAGATTGCTACCAAACTTGCTTAGCAAGCGGGGCAGTCAGGTGGTATTAGGCACCATTGTAGGCACTATCTGTTTTACCATGGTGGTGCTGAGCAATGTGCAAACGATGTCCGGTGGACCCGAAGTGCCGCGCCTTTCAATGATGATCAACTTGTTCCTGGGCTTCGCCTGCGTCTTGTCTTTCATTTACTTCATTCACAAAATATCAAATGAAATTCAGATAGGAAACATCCTTAACAGCCAGTACCGCGCCACCCGTGATTCCCTGGACAGGGAACTGAACAGCGGCAACTACCATGAAGATTGGGAGGAACAGGAAGGCCAGTACCTGGTGAAGGCATGGGACTCAGGGTATTTTGATACCATCACAGAACCCCAGTTCAAAAACGGCTCCTCTAAATTAGGGCTAACTACCACGCTGCTTAAGAACCAGGGCATGTACCTGCTAAAGGGAGAGCCTTTTCTTAAAATGAACAAGCCCATGAACAAAGAGATCCAGGAACTGGTGGAGGAAAATATTTTATTCAGGCACCAGGAGATGGTAGAGGAGAACTTTGTCTATGGGTTTAAGCTGCTGACCGAAGTGGCTGTGAAAGCCCTTAGTCCCGGCATTAACGACCCCGGAACGGCCATGCAGGCCATTGATTACCTCCTCGACCTGCTTTGCAGGCTACAGGCGCTGCGGGGGCGGAAAGTTATAAAGAAAGATGGTGTAGCCCGCTTAGTTTATCAACCTGTGCCTTTCGAAACAATATTTCGCATCTGCACAGCCAGCATCCGCGCCTACTCCTCTACCGATGTGGCCGTTCAGGCACGGCTCATAGACCTGATCAGCAAAGTAAGTGCGCGGGATGAGCGAAAGAAGCATACGGCTCTCTTTGCCAAAGAACTCAAATCCATTGAGGAGGCATCAAGTAAGGAAATGAAAAGCCAGGAGGATATTGATTTTATTAAAGCGTTGGTTCAGAATGCCCGGCAAGAGTATAAGCTTTAG
- a CDS encoding pyridoxal phosphate-dependent decarboxylase family protein, translating to MNSILDKAYSTENFRKRGHEVIDMLADYLADAKSDSAEVKAIPWQEPEEQLAYWQHDFSKPSLDNPLELFQDVLEKSIQVHRKRYLGHQTTPTLPISILATTVMATLNQGMGVYEMGMVGNTLEKILTEHLAQKLGFSGEASGFITSGGSLGNLTGLLAARAAATNIWNEGYTGKQQLAVLVSEEAHYCIDRAARIMGLGTDGIIKVPVNDKFQLRTDLLEEYYQQAVAAGKQVIAVVGCAGTTSTGSYDNLEAIAAFTKKYGLWFHVDGAHGAPAAFSPKYRHLVKGIEQADSVVVDYHKMMMTPSLSTAVIFKRGGDAYKIFSQRAQYLWSEQDTEEWYNGGKRTFECTKAMSALSVYTMFRAYGDDVFAENIERLYGMGADFAALIKANDNFELAYEPECNIVCFRFKGEGDLSKLNQQIRRQLMEEGRFYIVQTILNGDLYLRVSLMNPLTTENELQELLQEIEVKAAAVAV from the coding sequence ATGAATTCTATACTTGACAAAGCCTATTCAACCGAAAACTTCCGCAAACGCGGCCATGAGGTGATTGACATGCTGGCCGATTACCTGGCCGATGCAAAAAGTGACAGCGCGGAGGTGAAAGCCATTCCGTGGCAGGAGCCGGAAGAGCAGCTGGCCTATTGGCAGCACGACTTCAGCAAACCAAGTCTGGACAACCCGCTGGAGCTGTTCCAGGATGTGCTCGAGAAATCGATTCAGGTGCACCGCAAGCGCTACCTCGGGCACCAGACAACTCCTACCTTGCCCATATCCATACTCGCAACAACCGTCATGGCCACGCTGAACCAAGGGATGGGCGTCTATGAGATGGGAATGGTAGGCAACACGCTGGAGAAGATACTGACAGAGCACCTGGCGCAGAAGCTGGGCTTTAGCGGAGAAGCATCCGGTTTCATCACCTCCGGCGGCTCCCTGGGCAACCTGACCGGCTTACTGGCCGCAAGAGCCGCTGCTACCAACATCTGGAACGAGGGCTATACGGGTAAGCAGCAACTGGCGGTGCTGGTGTCGGAAGAGGCACATTACTGCATCGACCGAGCTGCCCGCATCATGGGCCTTGGTACGGATGGTATCATCAAAGTGCCGGTAAACGATAAGTTTCAGCTGCGCACCGACCTGCTGGAGGAGTATTACCAGCAAGCTGTGGCAGCCGGAAAGCAGGTAATTGCCGTAGTTGGCTGCGCTGGAACTACCTCCACAGGTTCTTACGACAACCTGGAAGCCATTGCCGCCTTTACCAAGAAGTATGGGCTGTGGTTTCATGTGGATGGGGCGCATGGCGCACCTGCGGCTTTCTCGCCCAAGTACAGGCATCTGGTAAAAGGCATCGAGCAGGCCGACTCGGTGGTGGTGGATTACCACAAGATGATGATGACGCCCTCGCTTTCCACGGCTGTAATCTTCAAGCGCGGCGGCGATGCCTATAAGATTTTTTCGCAGCGAGCGCAGTACCTTTGGTCAGAGCAGGACACCGAGGAGTGGTACAACGGCGGCAAGCGCACCTTTGAGTGCACCAAAGCCATGTCTGCCCTAAGCGTGTACACCATGTTTAGAGCTTACGGCGATGATGTGTTTGCCGAAAACATTGAGCGGCTATACGGTATGGGTGCCGACTTTGCCGCGCTCATCAAAGCAAACGACAACTTTGAGTTGGCCTACGAGCCGGAGTGCAACATCGTCTGCTTCCGCTTTAAAGGGGAGGGAGACTTAAGCAAGCTAAACCAGCAGATCAGGAGGCAGCTAATGGAGGAAGGGCGCTTTTACATTGTGCAGACCATCCTGAACGGCGATTTATACTTGCGCGTGTCGCTGATGAACCCCCTGACAACAGAAAACGAACTGCAGGAGCTGTTGCAGGAAATAGAAGTAAAGGCGGCTGCAGTGGCGGTGTAG
- a CDS encoding 2-hydroxyacid dehydrogenase, with the protein MPITIVTQGKDLSPWVKALKKNRPDVEIRIYPDDAQAEEVEFALAWNHPLGVFKAFPNLKCISSMGAGVDHILKDTELPKGVTVTKIVDTNLTQDMGEFILALALNHIRGLAAYKVQEQQQAWQPRPYKRIADVTVGVMGVGELGAHVASQLHKVGFNVCGWARTAKELEGVAVYVGEEELNSFLAASEILVCLLPLTKETANILNKGTLQQLPKGAFVINAARGEHVVDEDLVEMINNGHLAGASLDVFREEPLPQEHVFWKHPDINITPHMASKTDPETAVLQILDNYDRLQRGEPLQNIISLEKGY; encoded by the coding sequence ATGCCGATTACGATTGTCACCCAGGGAAAAGACCTAAGCCCCTGGGTGAAAGCCTTGAAGAAAAACAGACCAGACGTAGAGATTAGAATTTACCCGGATGATGCTCAGGCAGAAGAAGTAGAATTTGCCTTGGCCTGGAACCACCCGCTGGGTGTTTTCAAGGCATTTCCAAACCTGAAGTGCATCTCCTCGATGGGTGCTGGCGTGGACCATATCTTAAAAGACACAGAACTGCCTAAAGGTGTAACGGTAACAAAAATTGTAGACACTAACCTGACACAGGACATGGGCGAGTTTATCCTGGCGCTAGCCCTGAACCACATACGCGGACTCGCTGCCTACAAGGTGCAGGAACAGCAGCAGGCTTGGCAGCCCAGGCCCTACAAACGCATTGCAGATGTAACCGTGGGTGTAATGGGGGTAGGTGAATTGGGCGCACATGTTGCCAGCCAATTACATAAAGTGGGTTTTAATGTATGTGGCTGGGCCAGAACTGCGAAGGAATTAGAAGGGGTGGCGGTGTATGTGGGCGAGGAAGAGCTGAACAGCTTTTTAGCGGCATCGGAAATTCTGGTTTGCCTGTTGCCACTCACAAAGGAAACGGCTAACATTCTGAATAAAGGCACGCTTCAGCAGTTGCCAAAAGGTGCCTTCGTAATCAATGCCGCAAGAGGGGAGCATGTGGTGGACGAGGACCTGGTGGAGATGATAAACAACGGACACCTGGCCGGGGCTAGTCTGGATGTTTTTCGGGAGGAGCCACTGCCGCAGGAGCATGTGTTTTGGAAGCACCCGGACATTAACATCACGCCGCACATGGCGAGTAAAACAGACCCGGAAACGGCCGTGCTGCAGATTCTCGACAACTACGACAGGCTTCAGAGAGGAGAGCCGCTGCAAAATATTATTTCACTTGAAAAAGGATACTAG
- the msrB gene encoding peptide-methionine (R)-S-oxide reductase MsrB, which produces MLRWIDVLKFAKYSNPEPREREEKTDEEWQQKLTPEQYNVMRQKGTESPYRNAYCRSYEPGIYTCVGCGTLLFNATEKYHAISGWPSFTQPSTKGAIKYMFDDSHNMQRIEVQCNTCDSHLGHVFNDGPVPHGLRYCINSASIQRVDLENDHE; this is translated from the coding sequence ATGCTCCGCTGGATAGATGTCCTGAAATTTGCCAAGTACAGTAACCCCGAGCCGCGGGAAAGAGAGGAAAAGACGGACGAGGAATGGCAGCAGAAACTTACGCCGGAGCAGTATAATGTGATGCGGCAAAAAGGCACAGAATCGCCTTACCGCAACGCCTACTGCCGCTCGTACGAGCCGGGTATTTATACGTGCGTTGGCTGCGGCACGCTTCTGTTTAACGCTACTGAAAAATATCATGCCATCTCCGGTTGGCCCAGCTTTACACAGCCCTCCACCAAAGGAGCCATCAAGTATATGTTCGACGACAGCCACAACATGCAGCGCATAGAGGTGCAGTGCAACACCTGCGATAGCCACCTGGGCCATGTGTTCAACGATGGGCCGGTACCGCACGGGCTGCGCTACTGCATCAATTCAGCAAGTATACAGCGGGTTGATCTGGAGAACGATCACGAATAA